In Segnochrobactrum spirostomi, the DNA window ACGTCGCCTGCCATGCGCGAGAGACGCGCGGCATGAGCCTCGCCGAATCGCTTCGATTTGCGACCCAGACGACCGCCATCCTGAGCCGCCTCGCGGGCTATGGCCTCTGCTTTCGCGTCACCGCCGAGCATTACGGCAAGACCGTCTCTTCGATCCTCGCTGACGCGCTATCGTTCCTCGGCGTCGAGATGGAGTTCGAACCGATCGAGGGGCTTTGCGCCAGTTTGCCGGGAGCAGGCGGCGGCGCTCCTCTCACCCTCCTCGATTATGCCTCGAAGAATATCCAAGGCGCTCGTGCGCCCGGTGCGTTGGTGGGTTTGCTACCGCCCAGCGAGCGCGGCGACCTTCTGACGCTGGCGCGCGATTACGGCGTGATCGCCCAGGGCGAGCCTCTGCGGAAGACGGTCTGGCCGATCGCGTTCTTCCTCGACTGGAAGCATCCGGGCACCCTGCTCCGGGGCCCGATCGAGCTTCTCGGACCGGCCCGCTTCATCGTTTGCGGGCCCTATTTTCATCTCCCCGCGGGATGGTGGCGTGTGACCACCACGATCGAGGTCGCGGAGAACATCTCGGGAAACCGGCTCGGCGTCGACGTCTTCTCTCACGACATTCTGACGGGCATCGAGGCGGATCTCCCCATCGACGGGGTCTTCGAATTCGACATGGCGTTCGAGGTGACCGAGCCCCGGAGGCCGGTCGAGCTGCGCTTTCAGATCCTGGAGGGGGCGATCGAGGGGCGGCTCGCTCTGCACGAGGTGCGCTTCGAGGCGATGGATGGGACCTCGGCCGCTTATGCGGGGGGCGAGCGCGAAGCGCAGGGCCGAAGCGCAGCAGCCTGAGGCCTCGCCCGTACCCACCCCCGCACCGGACGGTGCCTCCCCGCCGCTGGGCCTCACGAAGCCTTATCGAAAATTCATTCGGCTCTCTGCCGGCGCACGGGGTAGAATTGCCCGAACGCATGTGCGGGTGATTGAGATCGTGGTGCAACTCGAAGCCAGACGCGGATCGGAAGGAGCGCTCGTTCGCTTCGACCCCGCCAAGGAGAAATTACAGCGGCCGCGGCAGGCGCGCCTGCTCTCCGTCGAGCGCATCAGCAGCCTCGCGTTCTGGCTTTTGGTCGTCATCCCGACAGCCTGCGCCGTTCTCTATTACGGCTTCCTCGCCACGCCCCGCTACGAATCCGAGGCAAAGTTCGTCGTCCGGAGCTCAACCAGTTCGCGCTCGAGCGGCCTCGATGCGTTGTTCCGAACAATTGGCATTTCGCGGACAGTGGACGATACGAACCTCGTGGTCGACTATATCCTCTCGCGCGATGCGTTGACGGCGCTGGAGGAGAAGCTGCCGCTTCGGAAGATCTTCGGCGATCCGAAAGCCGATGCTTTGGCGCGCTTCCCGCGACCCTTCCTCGGCCAGTCGTTCGAACGCCTCTACGATTATTATCTCGATCGCGTGAGCGCGGTCCCGGACAGCGAGACCGGTATCGTCACGCTGACGGTGGTGACGTTCCGGCCCGAAGACTCGAAGGCCATCGCGGCGGCCCTGCTTCAGCTGGCCGAGAAGATGGTCAACGATATGAATGTCCGCGCGCAGGACGATTTCATTCGCGTCTCGGAGAGCGAGGTCACCCGGGCCGAGAACTGGTTAATCGAGGCTGAACGAAACTTGACGCAGTTCCGCGATGCCGGGCAACTCGTCGATCCGTCGCAGGATTCCGCCGCCACCCTCAAGCTCATCACTGACCTCACCGCCGAGCTAGCGCAGACCCAGGCTGCCCTGGACGAGCGACGCAAGAGCACGCCGCAGAGCCCCCTTATCGCCACCCTCCAGGCGCGCGTTGCTGCCCTCACGGCTCAAATTGCCATTGCCCGAGCGCAGCTCGCCGGAACGAAGGATGCCCTCGCCACGAAATTGTCCAACTACGAAAGCCTGACTTTGACGCGAGAGCTCGCCGAAAAGGCGCTTGGCAGTGCGATGGTCTCCCTGGAGGCCGCGCGGCAAGAGGCCCGCCGTCAG includes these proteins:
- a CDS encoding capsule biosynthesis protein yields the protein MIEIVVQLEARRGSEGALVRFDPAKEKLQRPRQARLLSVERISSLAFWLLVVIPTACAVLYYGFLATPRYESEAKFVVRSSTSSRSSGLDALFRTIGISRTVDDTNLVVDYILSRDALTALEEKLPLRKIFGDPKADALARFPRPFLGQSFERLYDYYLDRVSAVPDSETGIVTLTVVTFRPEDSKAIAAALLQLAEKMVNDMNVRAQDDFIRVSESEVTRAENWLIEAERNLTQFRDAGQLVDPSQDSAATLKLITDLTAELAQTQAALDERRKSTPQSPLIATLQARVAALTAQIAIARAQLAGTKDALATKLSNYESLTLTRELAEKALGSAMVSLEAARQEARRQQIYVEEVTVPNLPDRSTEPRRLRMIATFFVTGFMGFAVVWILSVGVKEHAQ